Part of the Portunus trituberculatus isolate SZX2019 chromosome 46, ASM1759143v1, whole genome shotgun sequence genome, CTGCGCTGCGTGTGACACAGGTGACTGTGTTGTTTGTGATGCAGgtgattgtgttgtgtgtgatgtgggtgactgtgttgtgtgtgatgcagGTGACTGCGTTGTGTGTGACATGGGTGACTGGAGTGTGTGTGGCTTGGGTGACTGTGGAGGGACAGGGGTCTTGGGTGACTGTGGAGGGACCGGGGTCTTGGGTGACTGTGGTGGAGCATGGGGCATGGGTGACTGAACTCTAGCAGGAAGCTTAGGAGAGGATGCTGGAGCAGGAGATTTGGGGGACTGGGCAGGAGCAAGTGCAGGGGACTTTGGGGATTGTGGTGGGACAAGAGGCTTAGGCGACTGTGCTGAGGCTGCTGAGACAACAGGTTTAGGGGACTGTGGTGGGACAAGCAGTTTTGGGGACTGTGATGGAGTGGGGGGCTTGGGAGACTGTGCTGGTGTAGGAGCTTTGGGAGACTGTACAGAAGTATAAGGTTTGGTGGTCTGTGTTGGGGCAAGAGATTTTTGAGACTGTGTTGAGGCAAGAGGCTTAGGGGAATGTAAGGAGCCATGAGACTTGGAGGACATCACTGATGTGTGGGGTTTCTGGGACTGTGGTGGAGCAGGGGCCTTGGAACACTGGGCTGGTGCAAGAGGCTTAGGGGACTGTGGTGTGTGAGGTTGTGATGATGGGTTGATGCATGATTGGCGAGGGGAATGGGGTGGATAAGGCCGAGAAGGCTGGGTTGGGGTTGAAGTtcttggtgatggtggggtCATGGGGCGAGGTGAATGGGCCTGACTTGGGCCCTGAGATACAACAGATGTCATGGGTAGCTGCAGCGGCAGCTCTGACATAATCTTGGGGCCCCCAATGGTACGGGAGCTGAGGGGAGAGCGTGGAGGAAGACAaggtgagaagaaggaaggaggtataAGACCAATAGCTTCTGGGGTCTGGTAAAAGTAAGGGTAAGTAGGGTAACCAAGTGGAGGACTTGTGTAATAAGGCAATGGCAGGGTACCAATGGCTCCTGTGAAGGACACTCCACTTGAAGGTATAATTCCAATGGCCGGAGAACCAATAGCAAGCTGCTGCTGGGCCTGGGGCTGGAGTTGAGGCTGAGGCTGAGGCtgaggctgtggctgtggctgaaGCTGTGACTGAGACTGGTGCTGTGGCTGGAGTTGGAGTTGAGGCTGAGGATGGGGCTGGAGCTGAGTTTGGAGCTGTGGCTGGGACTGGTGCTGAGACAGTGGATGTatctgtggctgtggctgcgtTGATTGCTGGGGCAGAGAGATGGACTGGCTCTGATGGTGAGTGTGAGAATGTGGGAGGGCCTGGGGATGGGGTTGGGTTTGAAACTGGGAAAGGGCCAAGGTGTTCACAGAGTCCAACTGGACCTGTGATGTGAGGCACGAAGTGGAGCAAGGGGCCAGTTTGAGTTGAGTAGAGTGTGAGGTGCTGGAGGTTGGGATAGATGTGCCAACAACCCCAATCCCTGCAGCCTTACTGCTAGTCTTGTCTGTCCTAGTGTTGGACATACTAGACTCACTCTTCCCAACACTCACTTGAGTTTGTACACTTTGAATCTTTACATTTTTGCTTGTATTAACACTATTGCTGCCCAAAGACTTTCCACCCTTACTGaacttattattgttgctgttgttattattgaaattattactaatattattattattattattattattattattattattattattactattattattattactattactgttgctgttgttactgttaatgTTGTGATTACTAACAGTCTTAGTAGGAGTGTTATTGTCTTGAATAATGGTGGTTCCAACAACTTTTGCACTGTGGTTTGTACTTTCCTTGCCTTCACTGGATGTTTGCTGGGGAGTGGAAGCAACATCCTTTTTCAAAGTGGGTGGCACCTCAATAGTGTCCGCCATAATTGTCGATGTCACCCCTCGCACTCCTGCACACTTTTCCTGCACTGGTGTCAGTGTCACAGCTTGAGTCTGCAAAGTTGTCACCTGAGGAGTGGGGGGCAGGCTAGAAGCTTGGGAAGGTAAAGTGGTGGTGACAACCCCAGCTTCACCTCGTACAGAGGCACTGATGGGGCCCAAAGTCTTGGGATCAATCTTTAGTACACCAGCCCGCATGGACCCTGTCCCACTCTGTGCCTCAAGTGAGGCTGACCGGTTACGTGCCTTAAAGAACTTGTTGGGTCGAGGTGGATCTTTGGGACCCTTGCCAGCCATAGACTTGCCAACAGCCAGATGCTCTCTGGATATTGTGGGGTTCCAGCTCTTAGGAGGAGTCTTGAGGGTCTTGTAGCCATAGGAATGTGAAGTTCTACGGCAGCCACCCACTCCAACACCAGAAACACCAACAGCAGGGCACCGTGTGTCAGGACGCACCTCCTTCTTAGTGTTTAAGCCACTACTGTTCAGTTTCTGCTCCTTGTGCTTGTCTTCACTTTGTTGCATTTTGGAGGAACCAGCCTTAAGGAGGGGCTTGTTGAGATTAGCCATACTGGCTGCAGCAAGGCTGGCTGGGATATGGCTGGCACGGGAGCTCTTGGCTGCTTCATCTTTTGATTCTTTACAGCTGCTGAACTCCTCTCCAGGTGTTGGTACGTCTGAAGACACCATATTTGCACTAACTGTGGACTCAGCCCATTCTCCATTAATGCTACTCTGTTCCCTACTGGCCTCCAAGGgaacagcagtagtggtagtggttgtggtggaagtaatagcaatggtagtagcagtggtaatggtggtggtggtagtggtggtcattgtggtggtgatagtggcagcTTCATAAGAGTCTTTCTTTAATGAGGTCTCAACTGTTGTTTTGTAGTCCATCTCTACAATCTTCCCTGCAAAGGCTGATGATTTGTCACCCTTTATCAGAGGCTGGCACTTATCTCCTCTGTCTTCAGTCTTGCTGGCTGCCTTGCCTTGGCCACTAACCTTGCTCTTGGATCTCCTCTTCTCAGTTTTCTTGGGACTGCTTACAGATGGGAACTCCTCCCCCAAAGAACCACTTTCAATCTTGGAAAGGAGTTCCCCAGCTTCAGTTTCCAGGGAATTGAGCACACCCTCCACAGTGGtgtccttcccacacacactcattacacCAGACTCACTGATTTTCAGCTgcacttcttccccttcctcctcttctccagaaACTCCCTTCTTGTTGGAGCCTCCAGCCTCCCCAGGCACTTGTGGTCCCCTCTCACTTGTTGCTGCTACAGTtaatgatgctgctgctgttaccactTGGCCCCCTGCCTGAGGTCCTGTTACACTCCAATCTCCCCCAGCTCCACAAAGAACAGGGAGACTGGCAGCAGCACCTGGGATTATTGCACATGTAACATTGGTGGGTGCCAAAAGCCCTAGTTCACTGGAAACCAATGCTACCCCAACACTTACTCCATTGCTGGATGCTGCAAACATACCTGGGTATGTCACAACTGGTTCTACAGTTCCTGCCTGGGCAGCCACACTCCCAGTCATACCCTGTGACATTTCTAAGAGTGAATCACAATTTTGTATCACTTGAGTGTCTTTGAGCGGGGTATCTCTAACCATCCCAGCAGGCCTGGACACCTTCCCAAAGAGAAATTCCTGCTGGGTAGTAGTAGGTCCTTCACCAGACTTCCCAGGCTGCTTCACAGTCTTCCTTGCTCCAGTCTTAGAAGGCCTCTCCTCTGTTGGGGAGTCAATAGCCCCAACAGCCTGAAGAAGTGGAGCAGTGCTATAGTCAGCAACAGTACCCTGAGGTGTTGTACACATTGGTGCCCCACTGCCAACACTGGGTTCCAGTTTGGGCATCTCCTCACATGAGCTGTGAGACTCAGCTACACAAACCTCAGGGTCAAGCTTGATTTTTTTGCTAGCCTTCTCATAAATGCGGTAAAGCAGCTGCAGTGGTTCACTctgaaggatagaaaagaacacttatttcctttcatcttttaggAACAGTAACAATGTTTACtcaaatacaataaatacaGCATTTCAACATTTACACCTTTTTTAAAATAACTAGTTTAAACTACCTGTATTTGTATTTGGATATATGACAACATGAAGCACAATCAGGTTGCCACCAATCGATTCTCTAAAGGGCTGTTTTAGATGCAATTTGTAATAGAATTACAATGTGAGTAAAATTAGCATGCTTCCAACCTGGCTGAGACAGATCccacaaataagaaaacaaaatatttcaaaattacctataaaacacgagaaaaaaaattaaccataAAAGTATAACTGAAGTCCAAAAAACATCCAAAGCTCAACAAATGAAAATTAGTCATAGTACAGTGGATCACATGCACTTTGGGGTACGAGGGATCTCCAAATGCACAGGTTCAAATTCTGGCCATGGTTTGAGTATATGTATGGCTTCCTTACTCGGTGTAGCTGCCGTTAACAGACGTTaacagctggtgagagagagagagagagagagagagagagagagagagagagagagagagagagagagagagagagagagagagagagagagagagagtttacttgACCCGCGAGAGAGGGATCACGCTGACGCCTCCACTCCCCTTATCAGTACCTTCATTAAACTCCATTGGCATAGCTCGTTTCTTAAGTTTTTGCTGGGTGACCTTCAGTAAAGGCACTCCGCAGTGCCACCTCATTCCACTGAAAACATAGCTGGTAAAAGGGCATTAGCTCACGACTCCTACATTTGTGTGATGCTGGAGACAACGCTATTGGTGTTGTGTGTCACTGATGGAAATAACGCTGTTGGTGAAGCGAGAGCAAGGAGCGACCTATACTTATCATAGACGCTGACTTTTCCCGCTATGCGtatgtatttttgtgtattaaCGTATTATACAGGCAagccccgtttaacgaaggttcacacaacaaaattttgctacaatgaaggtttcattttactaccatctgctcatttaacgaacaccaaactcgctttaacgaaggtaattttttccaaatttgaaagccccaccgtatcacgcaagctgacaggcttttgaatacatcaggagctgctggtactaaggcctgcctcaggagaaatcctgagacctgtagaataaagatcaagatcaagcctctcgtggacaacacaggcgctgccgatacaaaggtctgactcagaagaaattctgcgtcaccacaccactcactcccaggtcaaaacataacagtgttaccagcagctcatcttccctagttcaacttaacaccaaaatgccctgcaacgtggcctaacgttcctaagatgACCATGAAGTgccttactctcgaagtgaagctcggtattattcacagacacgagaggccacaaaactaataacattgctggccaccatcttgactccatctactgtctactattttcaagtcagcagactctattaagaaggctggtgagaccgtatcttccttgcaagctaaaagaaccacctgaactcgtgactctacaatggataaaatggaaagccttgtggaaatgagGTACAtatgttttgtatgtggtaccatGATgggcactttgtttacattccacaggttgctggttagtgtcttttccatttcactctcccttccttcataaagttaagatcatcaacattataaagttatgtacatacatacattaatgtacattataatgacttaaattaaactacctaaatgtttaacttcataatttatactttcattaaaccttttactgtactatgattattttttttttttttttttttttttacggaaaggcctatagcgcctgtaggcacacttgaagagtgtatgggaagcgctgttcagcttccgcccattagtggcgcaggcaattttatttatagtggtacccatattagggcccatatcaccgcccaagctcatcttgagtgtaaccacctagaacctgggtatcatggtgatatgtaggtaactttaaaccactcgacaaatggcaaagtgttttaaggctgtacgtggtgggattcgaacctacgcgtggacatctgcccgatcccatgctcaccaccttatccactatgccaccgcctctcgctttgcttactctcaatggaagttcaaatcagggggttaaacttgttataatcagttcgcttaatgaagtttcacttaacgaagtgttttttaggaacgtaaccccttcgttaaacaggggttgcctgtattttgtTCACGTATTAACGTCTTTAATGTCATGCTAATGTGTATTGGGTGTTTTCCTTATGTCATGTGACGGGACAGGTTTAGGGAAAGTATAAACTGTAACGCATTTGCTACGTCGACGAAGTGAAGAGTTGACTGTAATGTAGCTGATATGTTAATTTTACAGGTTTGACCGCAACCCAATAAAGTGTGATGTGAGTTCGACGCAGTGATATCAGTCATCTTGCCACAAGCCCTTGTCACGGCGCTTACACTCAGGGTAATGGTTTCTTAGCGGCTGGGCTTTAGGagaggaggtacctcaaaaagtatctcctttaccccataaattcccatgaaaaacccacatggtgtgtgtatatatatatacatatatgtatatatgtatatatatataaaaaaacttaatttctacaactatctactcgacataaccttccagacaactatcctctcttcttcaataacactcaacttcccctctcctctacattaaacacactcggtctatccttcactaaaaatctaaactggaaatttcacatctctactcttgctaaatcagcttccaagaagttaggtgtcctatggcgtcttcgtccatttttctctccctcccagctgcttgctctgtacaagggccttatccgcccgtgtatggagtatggctctcatgtctggggatccacacacagctttactaaacaaggtggaatctaaagcttttcgtcttatcaactcttctcctctaactgactgtcttgattctttaagtcaccgccgcaatgttgcatctttatctgtcttctaccgctgttttcatgctgtctgctcttctgaacttgctaactgcatgccttcccctcctgcggcctcgctgcacaagactctctacttcttctcatccctattctgtccatcttcctaatgcaagagttaaccagtatcttcactccttcattccctacactggtaaactctggaactctctacctgtgtctgtatttccacctgcctatgacttaaactctttcaaaagaggagtgtcaagacacctcttacgttaactggaccctccttttagatttttctgttttttctctttctacttttcttttaacagggcctggcaaccagcgggatttttttttttccaacactgtgtttgcccttggccagtgcccttgtaatgtaaaaaaaaaaaaaaaaaaatatatatatatatatatatatatatatatatatatatatatatatatatatatatatatatatatatatatatatatatatatatatatatatatatatatatatatatatatatatatgtccctcggttaacgatcgactacttaacgatatttcgctcatacgatccctccaaattaatccctattttttggttaacgatcgccaaaattcggttaacgatcggattgaccaatcgcaatcgcgatcgcaatcgcgatcgcagcgcctccatccacccgcggcccgtgcagtaaacacaccacagtctttcccgctgttttgattgtgcaacaacaactctatcacgctcgctctaaacttctttttttgtgcttatttgtgatcaagtgaacttagtgatggcttccaagcgacccaacgattgttctccaccgggagataaggctaaaaatcgagaaagagcattggccttgatattaagttgaacattgtgactcgtcatgagggtggtgaaggggtaaactctattgctcgtgcccttggtttatctcaatcaactgtatcaacagttctccagaaaaagtacaagtgaagcagcaggccaaccaagtcacaaacctgcacaaacacacaacaactcgtaacagggaaccgattatggaaaaattggaacgtttgctgaggctatggattgaagaccacacacaccgccgcatgcctctttctacccaactcgttactactaaggcactgagcctgtgggaggacctgaaaccagaattcaacataggcgagacagtgtccttcaaggccagtaaggggtggtttgaacgtttcaaacatcgtgggagtctacacaacctcaaggttagtggggaggcagcgagttcggatcaaccgctgcaaacgccttcaagcctttgcttaaagagcgcatcgaggaaggaggttattcagccaagcaggttctaaactttgacgagacaggcctgtattggaagaagatgtcatcgagaacgtttatagcaaaggaggagaagtcggcaccaggattcaaggcatctaaagacaggttaacattattggtgggggggaatgccgctggtgatcttaagcttaaaccatgccttatttaccattcccaaaacccaagagctctgtctggctatattaaggaatatttgcccgtagtatggaaggcaaacaaaagggtggatgacgactgttatcatgcaaagttacgtgacaggatacctctccaaattcctaaaagaatatgctgcccaaaacaacattgctaacagatttctcttgctgtgtgacaacgccccagccacccagagagcatgaatgactgggcagataatattgaggtcatgtttatgcccccaaacacaactgccctcatccagccgatggaccaaggagtcatcgctactttcaaggcctattaccagcggcgcaccatgaaacagctgttggcctgcattgacacccctgacaagccgaccatgaaacaattttggaaggattataacattaaaaaggggatcgacaacatcgacgagtcatggaaggaggtgtccaagtcggcaatgaatggatgttggcgtaatttgtggcctgagtgcgtggaacgtaaacaggaagtccctgtcgatgttacagcagtaaggaaagacatcgttcatatctcccataaggcaggcttcaatgaggtggacgagaatgacgtacaagaactgctggacagtcattctgagcctctctcaacgacgacctcatggagttggagaaacaaaatactttggaggaaatggaggaggacaaggagcctgaaagaaccctctccgtcaagattttcgaggagatttttaatcatattaaccaggccatacatcttctccaggagaatgaccccaacccaaaccgaagtaatggcgtgactaatgctatagaaaatgacatgaaagtgtataaagaactatttgaggcaaagaaaaggatggcaaaacagacagtcatctcatctttcttcaaaccactcaccgcccaagcaaccccatccacatcccaagcaaccccatctaccgatcaagcaactccatccacctcccaagctaccccatccacctcaaaagcaatcccatctacttccataggagtcatctcgtcgtacttcaaagttcgtcctgctacctcgaaaaaaactccacccacttccaaaacaactccatccacctccaaaacaactccacccacatccaatctatccttcacatccaccgtaaccttgagtgacgatgaggagagcctggatgacccacccccactggaaaacgtattctctcaagaatttgaagggtttgaagcagctgaccgagtttgggtcggtgtgggcatgatgagatttaatcctccaaggccctgtgtccctcggggcacaaaacaacacactacgcatatcacatccactcctcaaggtaagtactaccaattctaaaggt contains:
- the LOC123520019 gene encoding mucin-17-like isoform X2, with the translated sequence MCKRREFYSSHPETPPATLEDGGSDLGRCYTLPDDPVSLALYPASASTSLTSSTHHSGFKNHVHLPSNPSKMTRSFHQKSSESRVRYLQCPAGVSVAQLKRLIRAKFGVGPAHPMALLTCTSEDPLHDSLTLVDVAYITSWQRSEPLQLLYRIYEKASKKIKLDPEVCVAESHSSCEEMPKLEPSVGSGAPMCTTPQGTVADYSTAPLLQAVGAIDSPTEERPSKTGARKTVKQPGKSGEGPTTTQQEFLFGKVSRPAGMVRDTPLKDTQVIQNCDSLLEMSQGMTGSVAAQAGTVEPVVTYPGMFAASSNGVSVGVALVSSELGLLAPTNVTCAIIPGAAASLPVLCGAGGDWSVTGPQAGGQVVTAAASLTVAATSERGPQVPGEAGGSNKKGVSGEEEEGEEVQLKISESGVMSVCGKDTTVEGVLNSLETEAGELLSKIESGSLGEEFPSVSSPKKTEKRRSKSKVSGQGKAASKTEDRGDKCQPLIKGDKSSAFAGKIVEMDYKTTVETSLKKDSYEAATITTTMTTTTTTTITTATTIAITSTTTTTTTAVPLEASREQSSINGEWAESTVSANMVSSDVPTPGEEFSSCKESKDEAAKSSRASHIPASLAAASMANLNKPLLKAGSSKMQQSEDKHKEQKLNSSGLNTKKEVRPDTRCPAVGVSGVGVGGCRRTSHSYGYKTLKTPPKSWNPTISREHLAVGKSMAGKGPKDPPRPNKFFKARNRSASLEAQSGTGSMRAGVLKIDPKTLGPISASVRGEAGVVTTTLPSQASSLPPTPQVTTLQTQAVTLTPVQEKCAGVRGVTSTIMADTIEVPPTLKKDVASTPQQTSSEGKESTNHSAKVVGTTIIQDNNTPTKTVSNHNINSNNSNSNSNNNNSNNNNNNNNNNNNNNISNNFNNNNSNNNKFSKGGKSLGSNSVNTSKNVKIQSVQTQVSVGKSESSMSNTRTDKTSSKAAGIGVVGTSIPTSSTSHSTQLKLAPCSTSCLTSQVQLDSVNTLALSQFQTQPHPQALPHSHTHHQSQSISLPQQSTQPQPQIHPLSQHQSQPQLQTQLQPHPQPQLQLQPQHQSQSQLQPQPQPQPQPQPQLQPQAQQQLAIGSPAIGIIPSSGVSFTGAIGTLPLPYYTSPPLGYPTYPYFYQTPEAIGLIPPSFFSPCLPPRSPLSSRTIGGPKIMSELPLQLPMTSVVSQGPSQAHSPRPMTPPSPRTSTPTQPSRPYPPHSPRQSCINPSSQPHTPQSPKPLAPAQCSKAPAPPQSQKPHTSVMSSKSHGSLHSPKPLASTQSQKSLAPTQTTKPYTSVQSPKAPTPAQSPKPPTPSQSPKLLVPPQSPKPVVSAASAQSPKPLVPPQSPKSPALAPAQSPKSPAPASSPKLPARVQSPMPHAPPQSPKTPVPPQSPKTPVPPQSPKPHTLQSPMSHTTQSPASHTTQSPTSHTTQSPASQTTQSPVSHAAQSPMPHTVQSSMPPIPPQSPKPHTLESSMPYTTQSPMPHTTQSPVSHTTQSPTPHTTQSPMPQTTQSPVSHTTHSPMPHTAQSPIPTAPPQSFKPHTLQSPMLPAPPQSPMPHTTQSSKHHTTQSPMHLTPPQSPMPHTTQSSKPHATQSLMLPAPPQSPIPHTTQSLVPFAPPLSPKLLTLGQSSSSPIPPQSPKLPMPAHFPIVPVSPQSPKPPIPAQSPMATAQSCSLIQSSMGSVPPQSLVTPVLPQSPMPHVPPQSPRLPITAQSPRHPTIPHSPMLSFPPHSLRPQMQSPKQLPAAQSVAIQAQSPKLNYTTTSGHPITCTTQLSQPSHSDKMALIPQQMISSFRSGPQSSVVSSSGSSFCPENSLGKLDACLQTPSSLPSAVAKDVSNSFDVSKSVLPQPLKSTIGSQLTSCSLLPMTTSCFQSTVPTMSLPSQTSKPTRHQVTQAHTSLNSVYSIGLQVSDKVSQLNAQQIIYQGTPSNSRPEFRKNNTNIDNTQEPRLNHNSDCTVRVSSSGSVPVVASSVFPTISVPDKGLSLPPATTFGSGYYPLGLHQSLSSNCSHTCTDSIKTNPLTSLAGASVANTSHTTSTLSFPTHSMVSLPVSLANVATVTAIPSLSSCQVLSASMMSSGTTLTSSLASPAPSPKSSASTLPTSADSSKKTTHTANATDKLLSAVPSSCSSVVDTVPSNTTVAVTVSINATSNAITPVNTLATTSSSITNAEALLSCCTALATLPVIGSGPTLAVSSNMSLCTAASTTPPLSSVVTVPEERTATALQKNVCSSAVSMSSLTDTAASTVGARTSPVTTCSGENTLRGSSAATATQEGVGSDSGGGAAAVDSNEGCIKPPVHPSAATMSVSSSSNSRSNNSSSNSSSSSGTTISMAHNAEATGSSCGTAGAPLPARKEAFPQSQNSGCSLPHGSVGEHSVLNVMESGGCEPQSSACTPVCDVTHVIDAKQQCAEPSVSSSGGPRPCLKS
- the LOC123520019 gene encoding mucin-17-like isoform X1, whose translation is MSGLRRLRVRELHPNLLCILCGGYYVDATTIVECLHSFCKTCIVRYLESSKFCPICDVQVHKTKPLLSIRPDKTLQDIVYKLVPGLYPNEMCKRREFYSSHPETPPATLEDGGSDLGRCYTLPDDPVSLALYPASASTSLTSSTHHSGFKNHVHLPSNPSKMTRSFHQKSSESRVRYLQCPAGVSVAQLKRLIRAKFGVGPAHPMALLTCTSEDPLHDSLTLVDVAYITSWQRSEPLQLLYRIYEKASKKIKLDPEVCVAESHSSCEEMPKLEPSVGSGAPMCTTPQGTVADYSTAPLLQAVGAIDSPTEERPSKTGARKTVKQPGKSGEGPTTTQQEFLFGKVSRPAGMVRDTPLKDTQVIQNCDSLLEMSQGMTGSVAAQAGTVEPVVTYPGMFAASSNGVSVGVALVSSELGLLAPTNVTCAIIPGAAASLPVLCGAGGDWSVTGPQAGGQVVTAAASLTVAATSERGPQVPGEAGGSNKKGVSGEEEEGEEVQLKISESGVMSVCGKDTTVEGVLNSLETEAGELLSKIESGSLGEEFPSVSSPKKTEKRRSKSKVSGQGKAASKTEDRGDKCQPLIKGDKSSAFAGKIVEMDYKTTVETSLKKDSYEAATITTTMTTTTTTTITTATTIAITSTTTTTTTAVPLEASREQSSINGEWAESTVSANMVSSDVPTPGEEFSSCKESKDEAAKSSRASHIPASLAAASMANLNKPLLKAGSSKMQQSEDKHKEQKLNSSGLNTKKEVRPDTRCPAVGVSGVGVGGCRRTSHSYGYKTLKTPPKSWNPTISREHLAVGKSMAGKGPKDPPRPNKFFKARNRSASLEAQSGTGSMRAGVLKIDPKTLGPISASVRGEAGVVTTTLPSQASSLPPTPQVTTLQTQAVTLTPVQEKCAGVRGVTSTIMADTIEVPPTLKKDVASTPQQTSSEGKESTNHSAKVVGTTIIQDNNTPTKTVSNHNINSNNSNSNSNNNNSNNNNNNNNNNNNNNISNNFNNNNSNNNKFSKGGKSLGSNSVNTSKNVKIQSVQTQVSVGKSESSMSNTRTDKTSSKAAGIGVVGTSIPTSSTSHSTQLKLAPCSTSCLTSQVQLDSVNTLALSQFQTQPHPQALPHSHTHHQSQSISLPQQSTQPQPQIHPLSQHQSQPQLQTQLQPHPQPQLQLQPQHQSQSQLQPQPQPQPQPQPQLQPQAQQQLAIGSPAIGIIPSSGVSFTGAIGTLPLPYYTSPPLGYPTYPYFYQTPEAIGLIPPSFFSPCLPPRSPLSSRTIGGPKIMSELPLQLPMTSVVSQGPSQAHSPRPMTPPSPRTSTPTQPSRPYPPHSPRQSCINPSSQPHTPQSPKPLAPAQCSKAPAPPQSQKPHTSVMSSKSHGSLHSPKPLASTQSQKSLAPTQTTKPYTSVQSPKAPTPAQSPKPPTPSQSPKLLVPPQSPKPVVSAASAQSPKPLVPPQSPKSPALAPAQSPKSPAPASSPKLPARVQSPMPHAPPQSPKTPVPPQSPKTPVPPQSPKPHTLQSPMSHTTQSPASHTTQSPTSHTTQSPASQTTQSPVSHAAQSPMPHTVQSSMPPIPPQSPKPHTLESSMPYTTQSPMPHTTQSPVSHTTQSPTPHTTQSPMPQTTQSPVSHTTHSPMPHTAQSPIPTAPPQSFKPHTLQSPMLPAPPQSPMPHTTQSSKHHTTQSPMHLTPPQSPMPHTTQSSKPHATQSLMLPAPPQSPIPHTTQSLVPFAPPLSPKLLTLGQSSSSPIPPQSPKLPMPAHFPIVPVSPQSPKPPIPAQSPMATAQSCSLIQSSMGSVPPQSLVTPVLPQSPMPHVPPQSPRLPITAQSPRHPTIPHSPMLSFPPHSLRPQMQSPKQLPAAQSVAIQAQSPKLNYTTTSGHPITCTTQLSQPSHSDKMALIPQQMISSFRSGPQSSVVSSSGSSFCPENSLGKLDACLQTPSSLPSAVAKDVSNSFDVSKSVLPQPLKSTIGSQLTSCSLLPMTTSCFQSTVPTMSLPSQTSKPTRHQVTQAHTSLNSVYSIGLQVSDKVSQLNAQQIIYQGTPSNSRPEFRKNNTNIDNTQEPRLNHNSDCTVRVSSSGSVPVVASSVFPTISVPDKGLSLPPATTFGSGYYPLGLHQSLSSNCSHTCTDSIKTNPLTSLAGASVANTSHTTSTLSFPTHSMVSLPVSLANVATVTAIPSLSSCQVLSASMMSSGTTLTSSLASPAPSPKSSASTLPTSADSSKKTTHTANATDKLLSAVPSSCSSVVDTVPSNTTVAVTVSINATSNAITPVNTLATTSSSITNAEALLSCCTALATLPVIGSGPTLAVSSNMSLCTAASTTPPLSSVVTVPEERTATALQKNVCSSAVSMSSLTDTAASTVGARTSPVTTCSGENTLRGSSAATATQEGVGSDSGGGAAAVDSNEGCIKPPVHPSAATMSVSSSSNSRSNNSSSNSSSSSGTTISMAHNAEATGSSCGTAGAPLPARKEAFPQSQNSGCSLPHGSVGEHSVLNVMESGGCEPQSSACTPVCDVTHVIDAKQQCAEPSVSSSGGPRPCLKS